In Bacteroidota bacterium, one DNA window encodes the following:
- a CDS encoding ABC transporter permease, which produces MFRTYFRTTVRTFRRQPGYAALNVAGLALGLAACLLIGAYVVDELSYDRFHADVDRIVRVVIDEGGEPDGTFTGPQFALTLPDAFPEIEQTARVLRTRALVAYTDRELGINQRYNEDNVLYVDSSFFDVFGFEFVSGDAGAFAGRDAILLTESAVPRYFDDADPVGKTMTLSNVAERTYTVAGVLADPPSTSHLDFDVVIPYGAYYAEHGIPYEVYSFFWPTGLTYLRLAPGSDIAAMEARMEAYEEELREEQYATQFDVRLERLSDIRLVGGYDAPGTLPQVRAFGAIAVFILLLACINFMNLATARGAQRAKEVGVRKSIGARRGQVAGQFLGEALLMSGLALVLAIGLAQAALPWFNGVAAKELTLGYGTLGFWAALVGIVALTGLLAGSYPALVLSRFQPAAVLKGTVSSGQAGARLRQGLVVFQFTVSVALLIATAVAWQQLTFMREANLGFDDEQVVMLQGTGLEGTWGEDGTPSRYPILKDRLETLPMVQAVAETGTVPGVSDGGSYTTEVRGTPIGRDGTPVDFVDEDYFDLLGIESIAGRTFGEAYAADVGGMETVTYDDNDFVTVRHVDRGFVVNESFARELIGAPAAGEELTEDQLEEALGIPLRFYVTENDIVYNDYRGTVVGVVPDVHGASLRRVIRPRAYQLDRTPNDTYFLLSRVLVKLQPGPADAALAAIEDVWKTVAPERPFAPEFLDERVEALYRSEARMSEVIGVFALLAVVVACLGLFGLASYTAERRRKEIGVRKVLGASVPGLVVLLAKDFLLLVALASVLAAPLAWWAMRGWLADFAYRIDLGPGLFIAAISLALVVALATVAGQSFRAARLDPIKSLRHE; this is translated from the coding sequence GTGTTCCGTACCTACTTTCGCACCACCGTCCGCACATTTCGTCGCCAGCCAGGCTACGCGGCGCTCAATGTGGCGGGGCTCGCGCTTGGCCTCGCCGCGTGCTTGCTCATCGGAGCCTACGTCGTGGACGAACTGAGCTACGACCGCTTCCACGCCGACGTCGACCGCATCGTTCGGGTTGTGATTGACGAGGGGGGCGAGCCGGATGGGACGTTCACCGGTCCGCAGTTTGCGCTTACGCTGCCGGACGCGTTTCCGGAGATTGAGCAGACAGCACGGGTGCTCCGAACCCGGGCGCTCGTCGCCTACACCGACCGAGAACTGGGCATCAACCAGCGCTACAACGAAGACAACGTGCTCTACGTCGACTCGTCGTTCTTCGACGTGTTCGGCTTCGAGTTTGTCTCGGGCGATGCGGGTGCGTTCGCTGGTCGGGATGCGATCCTGCTCACCGAGTCCGCCGTCCCGCGCTACTTCGACGATGCCGACCCAGTCGGGAAAACGATGACGCTCAGCAATGTCGCCGAGCGCACCTACACGGTCGCGGGCGTCCTGGCAGACCCACCCTCGACCTCGCACCTCGATTTCGACGTCGTCATCCCCTACGGTGCCTATTACGCCGAGCACGGCATCCCCTACGAGGTCTACTCGTTCTTCTGGCCGACGGGCTTGACTTACCTCCGCCTTGCGCCGGGGTCCGACATCGCCGCGATGGAGGCTCGCATGGAAGCCTACGAAGAGGAACTGCGCGAGGAGCAGTATGCCACTCAGTTTGACGTGCGGTTGGAGCGGCTCAGCGACATCCGTCTCGTGGGCGGCTACGACGCGCCCGGTACCTTGCCCCAAGTGCGCGCCTTCGGGGCCATCGCGGTTTTCATCCTGCTGCTCGCCTGCATCAACTTCATGAACCTGGCGACGGCGCGGGGCGCACAGCGGGCCAAAGAGGTGGGCGTCCGCAAGTCGATCGGCGCGCGGCGCGGCCAGGTAGCCGGGCAATTTCTCGGCGAGGCGCTCTTGATGAGCGGGCTCGCGCTCGTGCTAGCCATCGGGCTCGCGCAGGCAGCGCTGCCGTGGTTCAACGGCGTTGCAGCCAAAGAGCTCACGCTCGGGTATGGGACGCTGGGCTTTTGGGCAGCACTGGTGGGGATCGTCGCCCTGACTGGCCTTCTGGCAGGCAGCTATCCCGCGCTGGTGTTGAGTCGGTTCCAGCCCGCCGCGGTGCTGAAAGGGACGGTAAGCAGCGGTCAGGCGGGCGCGCGACTCAGGCAAGGCCTGGTCGTGTTTCAGTTCACCGTCTCGGTCGCGCTCCTGATCGCCACCGCCGTCGCGTGGCAGCAGCTCACCTTCATGCGGGAGGCAAACCTGGGCTTCGACGATGAGCAGGTGGTGATGCTCCAGGGGACAGGTCTGGAAGGAACATGGGGAGAGGACGGCACGCCCTCCCGCTACCCCATCCTGAAAGACCGCTTGGAGACGCTGCCCATGGTCCAAGCCGTGGCTGAGACGGGCACCGTCCCCGGTGTCAGCGACGGCGGCTCCTACACCACCGAGGTGCGCGGGACCCCCATCGGTCGCGACGGCACGCCGGTCGATTTCGTGGACGAGGACTACTTCGACTTGTTGGGCATCGAGTCGATTGCAGGACGCACCTTTGGCGAGGCTTACGCAGCGGATGTGGGGGGCATGGAGACCGTCACCTACGACGACAACGATTTCGTGACGGTGCGCCACGTAGATCGTGGCTTTGTCGTCAACGAGTCATTCGCGCGTGAGTTGATCGGTGCTCCGGCGGCGGGTGAGGAGCTGACCGAGGACCAGCTTGAGGAGGCCCTCGGGATTCCGCTACGGTTCTACGTCACCGAAAACGACATCGTGTACAACGATTACCGGGGCACAGTCGTCGGTGTGGTGCCCGATGTGCACGGCGCAAGCCTGCGCCGAGTGATCCGGCCGCGTGCGTACCAGCTTGACCGGACGCCGAACGACACCTACTTCCTTCTTAGTCGGGTCCTCGTGAAATTGCAGCCCGGGCCAGCCGACGCGGCCCTGGCAGCGATCGAAGACGTCTGGAAGACGGTCGCGCCAGAGCGCCCGTTCGCTCCCGAATTCCTTGACGAGCGCGTGGAAGCCCTCTATCGCAGCGAGGCGCGGATGAGTGAGGTCATCGGCGTGTTTGCGCTGCTTGCGGTGGTCGTGGCCTGTTTGGGGCTATTCGGGCTGGCGAGCTACACGGCTGAGCGGCGCCGCAAAGAGATCGGCGTGCGCAAGGTGCTCGGCGCGTCCGTGCCAGGTCTCGTCGTGCTCCTCGCCAAAGACTTCCTGCTGCTCGTAGCGCTTGCGTCCGTCCTCGCTGCGCCGCTCGCGTGGTGGGCGATGCGGGGGTGGCTCGCCGATTTCGCCTACCGCATCGACCTAGGACCTGGGCTGTTCATAGCCGCGATCAGCCTCGCCCTCGTGGTGG
- a CDS encoding ABC transporter ATP-binding protein: MTTRQPHSSTPVHTHTGEAAGIAVESVTKRYGDLLAVNNVSLEVPAGSLVALLGPSGCGKTTLLRLVGGFETPDAGQITVGARDVTKLPPQQRPSAMVFQSYALFPTMTVGENVEYGLRVRKVPRSQRRPRVAEALGRVELDGLEAKPVTQLSGGQQQRVALARALAVAPAVLLFDEPLSNLDQALREATRRQLKTLLPDLGTTSLYVTHDQQEALALADQIAVMQAGCIVEVGAPEALYRKPRTAYVARFLGGSNVVEDPLLAERIAGEAGPPGCVLAVRPEHLRLVDSAAPQAVPVQVRSRQFLGTYSEWEVETEGSMLRLWLGPDVTMPDTVAIAADRWRWVDAT, encoded by the coding sequence GTGACGACCCGCCAGCCTCATTCGTCCACACCGGTACACACGCACACCGGCGAAGCTGCCGGCATCGCCGTGGAGAGCGTCACGAAGCGCTACGGCGATCTCCTGGCAGTGAACAACGTCTCGCTCGAGGTGCCAGCGGGGTCGCTGGTCGCGCTTCTTGGACCGAGCGGGTGCGGCAAGACGACGTTGCTACGCCTCGTCGGTGGCTTCGAGACGCCCGACGCTGGACAGATCACGGTCGGCGCGCGGGACGTGACGAAGCTGCCGCCTCAGCAGCGCCCCTCGGCGATGGTCTTCCAGAGCTACGCCCTCTTCCCGACGATGACGGTGGGCGAGAACGTGGAGTATGGTCTGCGCGTCCGCAAGGTGCCTCGGTCGCAGCGCCGCCCCCGTGTCGCTGAAGCGTTGGGGCGTGTGGAGCTTGACGGCTTAGAAGCGAAGCCTGTGACGCAGCTTTCGGGCGGGCAGCAACAGCGGGTCGCGCTCGCACGAGCCCTCGCGGTAGCGCCCGCCGTCCTGCTGTTCGACGAGCCCCTCTCAAACCTCGACCAAGCGCTTAGAGAGGCTACCCGGCGGCAACTCAAGACGCTCCTGCCAGACCTGGGCACAACGAGTCTCTACGTCACCCACGATCAGCAAGAAGCGCTCGCGCTCGCTGACCAGATCGCCGTCATGCAGGCCGGTTGCATCGTGGAGGTCGGGGCCCCGGAGGCCCTGTACCGAAAGCCGCGCACCGCCTACGTCGCTCGCTTCCTCGGGGGCAGCAACGTGGTCGAGGACCCGCTGCTTGCCGAGCGGATTGCAGGGGAAGCCGGGCCACCAGGTTGCGTACTCGCGGTGCGCCCTGAGCATCTCCGGCTCGTCGATAGCGCCGCGCCTCAGGCTGTGCCCGTGCAGGTCCGATCCCGGCAGTTCCTCGGCACCTACAGCGAGTGGGAGGTCGAGACCGAGGGCTCGATGCTCCGTCTGTGGCTCGGTCCAGACGTGACGATGCCGGACACGGTTGCTATCGCTGCAGATCGCTGGCGCTGGGTCGATGCCACCTGA
- a CDS encoding DoxX family protein translates to MHVRTLLFASDRSLTTGLGLLVLRLFAGLAMAFAHGLGKVPPPEGFVQTTAELGFPVPVFFAWMAGLSELVGGILLALGLCTRPASFFLVVTMAVAAFGAHGGDPFSGQEKALLFGAVYLCTLITGSGRFGIDHFLAPRRRTLSFS, encoded by the coding sequence ATGCACGTCCGTACACTTCTTTTCGCTTCTGATCGGTCACTCACAACGGGCCTTGGCCTCCTCGTCTTGCGGCTCTTCGCGGGACTGGCGATGGCGTTCGCGCATGGCCTCGGCAAGGTCCCTCCGCCGGAAGGATTCGTTCAGACGACGGCAGAGCTCGGATTCCCCGTGCCCGTGTTCTTCGCTTGGATGGCTGGGCTCAGTGAACTGGTCGGTGGCATCCTGCTCGCGCTTGGCTTGTGTACGCGCCCGGCATCGTTTTTCTTGGTGGTCACGATGGCTGTCGCCGCATTCGGAGCGCACGGGGGGGACCCGTTCAGCGGCCAGGAGAAAGCCCTGCTTTTCGGGGCCGTCTACCTGTGCACCCTGATCACCGGGAGCGGACGGTTCGGCATCGACCATTTCCTGGCGCCGCGCCGACGTACGCTGTCTTTCTCGTGA
- the sucC gene encoding ADP-forming succinate--CoA ligase subunit beta, producing the protein MKIHEYQAKDILGKYGVAVQRGIVADTVEEAVAAAKTMQTDGVEQFVVKAQIHAGGRGKGGGVKFCPTIDDVQGKAEAILGMQLVTPQTGAEGQLVRKVLVTAAEDIAHEYYVGVTLDRAKSMNVIMASSEGGVEIEEVAATNPEKIVKVWVEPGMGLMPFQAREVAFRLGFEGKAFKQAVKFITALYKAFEAEDASIAEINPLILNEDGDVIALDAKINIDDNALFRHKDTAALRDVHEEDPLEVEASANHLNYIKLDGNVGCMVNGAGLAMATMDIIKLAGGEPANFLDVGGGANAQTVEAGFRIILKDPNVKAILVNIFGGIVRCDRVANGVVEAAKNVDINVPLIVRLQGTNAEQGMAILNESGLELESAIRLQEAADKVTTALA; encoded by the coding sequence ATGAAGATCCACGAGTATCAGGCCAAAGACATTCTCGGAAAGTACGGTGTTGCTGTGCAGCGCGGTATCGTCGCCGACACCGTCGAAGAGGCTGTCGCCGCCGCGAAGACGATGCAGACGGACGGCGTCGAGCAGTTCGTTGTCAAGGCACAGATCCACGCGGGCGGGCGTGGAAAGGGCGGTGGCGTCAAATTTTGCCCGACCATCGACGACGTTCAGGGGAAGGCCGAGGCCATCCTGGGAATGCAACTCGTGACGCCGCAGACAGGCGCCGAGGGGCAGCTTGTACGCAAGGTGCTCGTGACCGCCGCCGAAGACATCGCACATGAGTACTATGTCGGCGTCACGCTCGACCGCGCCAAGTCGATGAACGTCATCATGGCCTCGTCTGAAGGCGGCGTCGAGATTGAGGAAGTGGCAGCGACCAACCCCGAGAAAATTGTCAAGGTGTGGGTCGAGCCCGGTATGGGCCTGATGCCGTTCCAGGCCCGCGAGGTCGCCTTCCGGCTCGGCTTTGAGGGCAAGGCGTTCAAGCAGGCTGTCAAGTTCATCACCGCGCTCTACAAAGCCTTTGAGGCCGAAGACGCCAGCATTGCCGAGATCAACCCGCTCATCCTCAACGAGGACGGCGACGTGATCGCGCTGGACGCGAAGATCAACATCGACGACAACGCGCTTTTCCGCCACAAAGACACTGCCGCGCTGCGCGACGTCCACGAGGAAGATCCGCTCGAAGTCGAGGCGTCGGCGAACCACCTCAACTACATCAAGCTCGACGGCAACGTCGGCTGCATGGTCAACGGCGCCGGCCTCGCGATGGCGACGATGGACATCATCAAGCTGGCGGGCGGCGAGCCGGCCAACTTCCTGGACGTGGGCGGTGGCGCGAACGCGCAGACCGTGGAGGCGGGCTTCCGCATCATCCTGAAGGACCCGAACGTGAAGGCGATCCTCGTCAACATTTTCGGCGGTATCGTCCGCTGCGACCGCGTGGCGAACGGAGTCGTGGAGGCTGCGAAGAACGTGGACATCAATGTGCCGCTGATCGTCCGTCTCCAGGGCACCAATGCTGAGCAAGGCATGGCGATCCTCAACGAGTCGGGCCTCGAACTAGAATCGGCGATCCGCCTACAGGAGGCCGCCGACAAAGTCACGACGGCCCTCGCCTAG
- a CDS encoding thioredoxin family protein, which yields MLTRLLPLLLLLAVPAALAQTTPSDDTAGTEVASPASSTSSSDEIGCADDGSTLTPFTGVVSDSADVAGAFIDERTGMVGDVTPPTAAEEQVRTQILEDGVHVVHFWAPWCGNSLAELRAGWYEVIERHPDVTFTFVTIWSDGETGQETLDQYAIPESVTVLTQTDFGPSSDKSQRRRTFLGLPVTWIPSTWVFHDNGELAVAYNYGELDMAQIDGALGLVTADWSY from the coding sequence ATGCTGACCCGCTTGCTCCCCCTGCTGCTCTTGCTCGCCGTCCCCGCTGCGTTGGCTCAGACCACGCCTAGCGACGATACCGCAGGCACCGAGGTTGCGTCGCCCGCAAGCTCGACGTCTTCCAGCGACGAAATCGGCTGTGCGGACGATGGCTCCACGCTCACGCCGTTTACCGGCGTTGTATCCGACAGCGCAGACGTCGCGGGTGCTTTCATCGACGAACGCACCGGGATGGTGGGCGACGTGACCCCGCCAACGGCGGCCGAGGAACAGGTTCGCACACAGATCTTGGAGGACGGCGTCCACGTGGTGCACTTCTGGGCCCCGTGGTGCGGCAACTCCCTCGCCGAACTACGGGCGGGCTGGTACGAGGTCATCGAGCGCCACCCGGACGTCACGTTCACGTTCGTGACCATCTGGAGCGATGGCGAGACGGGTCAAGAAACCCTCGACCAATACGCCATTCCTGAGTCAGTCACCGTGCTCACGCAGACTGACTTCGGACCGAGCAGCGACAAGAGCCAACGCCGCCGCACCTTCCTCGGGCTTCCCGTCACGTGGATCCCCTCGACGTGGGTCTTCCACGACAATGGCGAGTTGGCTGTCGCTTATAACTACGGCGAACTCGACATGGCGCAGATCGATGGCGCGCTCGGACTCGTCACGGCCGACTGGAGCTACTGA
- a CDS encoding aminotransferase class I/II-fold pyridoxal phosphate-dependent enzyme, which produces MTTLGSAKGKSLTVRDVLVRGRRLPLHERAALFSTWLAGAKQESMGGVGSRIVCSPIDREVLVADRTGATQPMLMFGSNSYLGLTNHPYVRERVHDAIRQFGVGVGGPPLLNGYSLLHRELEERLAEFEGCEDCVLYGSGYSANVGVMSALPTPQDHIVYDALSHASFIDGVRLGGTSMTSFPHNDLDELDALLAAMHEQPGDRYVGIEGIYSMDGDFAPLTDIIYTCQRYGAISILDDAHGTGVAAPGGRGTATRFGVEGRVDVIVGTFSKAFGVSGGFAATTKPIADYLRLASRAYVFSASLPPTTVAAVLAGLDLLDQEPELQTRLIDNAAYLAQGLRALGFEASGNTGILPLPVPVGMDLRAAARAFHERGLFLNHIEYPAVKVSQQRFRISLMATHTTSDLDRLLTAIEEVWAEFAPEGVKPGDAVLEPLAES; this is translated from the coding sequence ATGACGACCCTGGGATCCGCCAAGGGGAAGTCGCTGACGGTTCGCGATGTGCTCGTTCGCGGCCGCCGTCTTCCTCTTCATGAGCGCGCCGCGCTCTTCTCGACATGGCTCGCCGGAGCAAAACAGGAAAGCATGGGCGGGGTCGGCTCCCGGATCGTTTGCTCTCCAATCGACCGCGAGGTGCTGGTCGCCGACAGGACCGGAGCTACGCAGCCGATGCTCATGTTCGGCTCGAACAGCTACCTCGGCCTCACCAACCACCCCTACGTACGCGAACGCGTCCATGACGCCATCCGGCAGTTCGGCGTTGGTGTTGGCGGGCCGCCGCTGCTCAACGGCTATTCACTGCTGCACCGCGAACTCGAAGAGCGCCTCGCTGAGTTTGAGGGGTGCGAAGACTGTGTGCTCTACGGCAGTGGCTACAGCGCCAACGTCGGCGTCATGAGTGCTCTCCCGACGCCCCAAGACCACATCGTGTACGACGCCCTTAGCCACGCCTCGTTCATCGACGGCGTAAGGCTCGGCGGCACCTCGATGACCTCGTTTCCGCACAACGACCTCGACGAGTTGGACGCTCTGCTCGCAGCCATGCACGAGCAACCCGGAGACCGCTACGTCGGCATCGAGGGAATCTACTCGATGGACGGCGACTTCGCGCCGCTCACAGACATCATCTACACGTGCCAACGCTACGGAGCCATCAGCATCCTGGACGATGCGCACGGAACGGGTGTCGCAGCGCCAGGTGGGCGAGGCACGGCCACTCGGTTTGGGGTTGAGGGCCGTGTAGACGTGATCGTGGGCACGTTCTCCAAAGCGTTTGGCGTCTCGGGCGGCTTTGCGGCAACGACGAAGCCCATCGCGGACTACCTCCGCCTTGCGTCCCGCGCCTACGTCTTTTCCGCCTCGCTCCCGCCCACCACCGTCGCAGCAGTCCTTGCAGGTCTCGATCTTCTGGACCAGGAGCCTGAATTGCAGACCCGCCTCATCGACAATGCGGCATACCTCGCCCAGGGTCTCCGTGCGTTGGGCTTCGAGGCAAGCGGAAACACTGGCATCCTACCACTGCCCGTCCCAGTGGGCATGGATTTACGCGCCGCTGCCCGGGCATTTCACGAGCGTGGCCTTTTCCTCAATCACATTGAGTATCCAGCCGTCAAGGTCAGCCAGCAACGATTCCGGATCAGCTTGATGGCGACGCATACCACGTCGGACCTCGATCGCTTGCTCACCGCTATTGAAGAAGTGTGGGCGGAGTTTGCACCCGAAGGCGTGAAGCCAGGCGATGCCGTACTTGAGCCTCTCGCTGAGAGCTAG
- a CDS encoding GNAT family N-acetyltransferase produces MSGTLTTIEIREGLDGITPARVATLYRRAPLLRPVGSAEQLRRMFDASSLVLSAWMGERLVGLARVMTDGVQFTFLCDLAVEPDVQGVGLGRQLIEGVMERCRGTELILRDSDISAGFYQRLGFVKVTNAWMRRA; encoded by the coding sequence ATGTCTGGAACGCTAACAACCATTGAGATTCGTGAGGGGCTCGATGGGATCACGCCCGCCCGCGTCGCCACACTCTACCGCCGCGCTCCGCTGCTGCGGCCCGTTGGCTCTGCGGAGCAGCTCCGGCGTATGTTCGATGCCTCGTCCCTTGTGCTTTCAGCCTGGATGGGAGAGCGCCTGGTCGGCCTCGCGCGAGTGATGACGGACGGCGTCCAGTTTACCTTCCTGTGCGACCTGGCCGTCGAGCCCGATGTGCAGGGCGTGGGTCTTGGGCGGCAGCTCATCGAGGGCGTGATGGAACGGTGCCGAGGTACCGAACTCATCCTGCGCGACTCTGACATTTCAGCGGGCTTCTACCAGCGGCTCGGCTTTGTCAAGGTCACCAACGCTTGGATGCGGCGAGCCTAA
- a CDS encoding LptF/LptG family permease — MTTFDRHIILRFSIASVFLIALLIVFFVVLDYVEYIDDFIDRGATQKQVFGTYYLNYIPEIVKLTSPLALFLATIYTTARLSQSLQLAAMTMAGVSLYRILAPFMLVGLLVTGFMLWFNGYVVPRANVTVLDFQEQYYKSAPEGAEVTELYRQNAPGSLLMVGFYDRARSRGFRVSLQDFEEADDGTRIVRRLDATEALWNDSLGVWTLQGATRRTFHPDGSESRSFVQALDTALTVKPRDLARTERDAERLTIPEARAYLAALERAGAQKTGRPQVGYYTKFAYPFANLILVVLGVPLASVRRRGGQAAQMTLGLAVAFVYLALQKVIEPFGYSENLPPALAAWLAHLLFAGVAISLLLRVRK, encoded by the coding sequence TTGACCACGTTCGACCGCCACATCATCCTGCGCTTCAGCATTGCGTCCGTCTTCTTGATTGCGCTGCTGATCGTGTTCTTCGTGGTGCTCGACTATGTTGAATACATCGACGACTTCATCGACCGCGGCGCGACCCAGAAGCAGGTCTTCGGGACGTACTACCTGAACTACATCCCGGAGATCGTCAAGCTCACGAGCCCGCTCGCGCTGTTCCTCGCCACGATCTACACTACGGCGCGGCTCAGCCAGTCGCTTCAACTAGCCGCCATGACGATGGCCGGCGTTTCACTCTACCGCATCCTTGCGCCGTTTATGCTGGTAGGGCTGCTCGTAACCGGTTTCATGTTGTGGTTCAACGGCTACGTGGTGCCACGAGCCAACGTGACCGTCCTCGATTTCCAGGAGCAGTACTACAAATCTGCCCCGGAGGGCGCCGAAGTCACGGAACTCTACCGGCAAAATGCACCGGGTTCGCTCTTGATGGTTGGCTTCTACGACCGGGCTCGCTCCCGCGGCTTTCGCGTGTCGCTGCAGGACTTTGAGGAGGCAGACGACGGCACGCGCATCGTGCGCCGCCTGGATGCCACAGAGGCGCTCTGGAACGACTCGCTCGGCGTGTGGACCTTGCAAGGGGCTACCCGTCGAACGTTTCACCCGGATGGGTCCGAGTCCCGGAGTTTCGTGCAAGCACTGGACACCGCGCTGACCGTGAAACCGCGCGACCTCGCCCGGACAGAACGAGACGCAGAACGCCTAACGATTCCCGAGGCGCGGGCCTATCTGGCGGCGCTGGAGCGAGCGGGCGCCCAGAAAACCGGGCGGCCCCAGGTTGGCTACTACACCAAGTTTGCCTATCCGTTCGCGAACCTCATCCTGGTTGTCCTCGGCGTCCCGCTTGCATCGGTGCGACGGCGCGGAGGACAGGCGGCGCAAATGACGCTGGGCCTTGCCGTTGCCTTCGTCTATCTGGCGTTGCAGAAAGTCATCGAGCCCTTTGGCTATTCGGAGAACTTGCCGCCCGCCCTTGCAGCCTGGCTGGCCCACCTGCTCTTCGCCGGGGTCGCCATCTCATTACTACTGCGGGTCAGGAAGTAA
- a CDS encoding glutamate--cysteine ligase, protein MALTAFDSITEIPFNGSPRPTLGVELEVQIVDPTTFNLTSGSTQILDRVGDHPKIKQELTQSTVEIITGICDTVADARADLSETLGTLYNIGDELGFTFASAAMHPFAQWREQDIFPNERYEQLVQRIQWPARRLLIYGLHVHVGVESGEKAIAVMNGLTTFLPHLLALSASSPYADHEDSGLASTRTKIFEGMPTAGLPYRLANYSEFQQFMNTLIRAGAIQTIREIWWDIRPHPGFGTLEIRICDAPSTLTETMALVALVQSLVVWLSECYDKGHPMTILRPWIVRENKWRACRNGLDAVVITSNTGDQRPLRESIPALLAELESYAHRLHCFAELQTVRRILQRGASYERQRVVHSDATGNELDRLAAIVANLANELRADVV, encoded by the coding sequence ATGGCCCTGACCGCGTTCGATTCCATCACGGAAATCCCGTTTAATGGCTCCCCCCGTCCGACCCTGGGCGTCGAGTTGGAAGTACAGATCGTCGATCCGACCACCTTCAACCTTACGTCTGGCTCTACACAGATCCTGGACCGCGTTGGCGATCATCCTAAGATCAAGCAGGAGTTGACGCAGTCTACGGTGGAGATCATCACCGGCATCTGCGACACCGTTGCAGACGCACGCGCGGACCTCTCGGAAACACTGGGTACGCTCTACAACATCGGCGACGAATTAGGCTTCACGTTCGCGTCGGCGGCGATGCACCCGTTCGCGCAGTGGCGCGAACAGGACATCTTTCCAAACGAACGCTACGAGCAACTCGTCCAGCGCATTCAGTGGCCTGCCCGACGGCTCCTCATCTACGGCCTGCACGTACACGTCGGTGTCGAAAGCGGTGAGAAGGCCATTGCAGTGATGAACGGGCTGACCACCTTTCTCCCTCATTTGCTCGCGCTCTCTGCCTCGTCCCCGTACGCTGACCACGAGGACAGCGGCCTCGCGTCGACGCGCACGAAGATCTTCGAGGGGATGCCTACCGCCGGCCTCCCCTACCGCCTGGCGAACTACAGCGAGTTCCAGCAGTTCATGAACACGCTGATCCGCGCGGGAGCCATCCAGACCATCCGGGAGATCTGGTGGGACATCCGCCCGCACCCCGGGTTCGGGACCCTAGAGATCCGCATCTGTGACGCCCCGAGCACGCTCACCGAGACGATGGCGCTCGTCGCCCTAGTCCAGTCCCTCGTGGTGTGGCTGTCGGAGTGCTACGACAAGGGGCACCCGATGACCATCTTGCGCCCGTGGATCGTTCGCGAGAACAAGTGGCGCGCCTGCCGCAACGGCCTCGACGCGGTCGTCATCACCAGCAACACCGGCGACCAACGGCCGCTCCGCGAATCGATCCCCGCCCTCCTCGCCGAGTTGGAGAGCTACGCTCACCGGCTTCACTGCTTCGCGGAATTGCAGACGGTCCGGCGCATCCTCCAACGGGGGGCTTCCTACGAGCGACAGCGCGTGGTACATAGCGACGCTACGGGCAACGAGCTCGACCGGCTCGCCGCGATCGTCGCAAATCTGGCGAACGAATTGCGGGCGGACGTGGTTTAG